The proteins below come from a single Mycolicibacterium sp. TY81 genomic window:
- a CDS encoding NRAMP family divalent metal transporter: MALFARTPRPAGETSVRQRDSPSTAVLDTAHVGDIVGALGTIRTDETTTGRSRRQRLKMLLVVMGPGLIVMVGDNDAGGVATYAQAGQNYGTALMWTLALLIPVLYVNQEMVVRLGAVAGVGHARLIFARFGKFWGAFSVGDLFIVNALTIVTEFVGVSMALNYFGLPKAISVPLAAVLLFAVVAGGSFRRWERFIFALIAINIVIFPLAFIVHPSVSETAHGLIPSFPGGLNSTLLLLIVAIVGTTVAPWQLFFQQSNIVDKRLTPKWIRYERVDLWIGIVVVMVGAVAIMAAAAFGLGGSAAAGNFTDAGDVATQLGRHVSHTAGALFAILLLDASLIGANAVGLATTYALGDTMGKRHSLHWKVSEAPAFYLGYAALLAVAAAVSFSPDHVLGLLTQGVQALAGVLLPSATVFLVLLCNDKAVLGPWVNTMRQNIMAGVIVWALVLLSLALTAATFFPNLTAGQLEWGFGAGVAVGVLGGGAIAGVTLRSRRRERKQDAVQVAAELGGLDPEQVEDLDEEPDDRKVRKALRSQERDSFRTPALETLDRPAWSPLRVAGMVALRGYLLVAVVLVGVKVAEAISG, from the coding sequence ATGGCCCTCTTCGCTCGTACCCCGCGCCCCGCCGGCGAAACGTCAGTGCGGCAACGTGATTCACCAAGCACCGCGGTGCTCGACACCGCGCACGTCGGCGACATCGTCGGCGCGCTCGGCACCATCCGTACCGACGAGACCACCACCGGCCGCAGCCGCCGGCAGCGACTGAAGATGCTGCTGGTGGTGATGGGGCCCGGCCTCATCGTCATGGTCGGAGACAACGACGCCGGCGGCGTCGCGACCTACGCCCAGGCCGGCCAGAACTACGGCACGGCGCTCATGTGGACACTGGCGCTGCTGATTCCGGTGCTCTACGTCAACCAGGAGATGGTGGTCCGGCTCGGCGCCGTCGCCGGGGTAGGGCACGCCCGGCTGATCTTCGCGCGATTCGGCAAGTTCTGGGGTGCCTTCAGCGTCGGCGACCTGTTCATCGTCAACGCGCTGACCATCGTCACCGAATTCGTCGGGGTGTCCATGGCGTTGAACTACTTCGGGCTGCCCAAGGCCATCTCGGTGCCGCTCGCGGCGGTCCTGCTGTTCGCCGTGGTGGCCGGTGGTTCGTTCCGCCGTTGGGAGCGTTTCATTTTCGCGCTGATCGCCATCAACATCGTGATCTTCCCGCTGGCGTTCATCGTCCACCCGTCGGTGTCGGAAACCGCGCACGGGTTGATCCCGTCCTTCCCGGGTGGCCTGAACTCGACGCTGTTGCTGCTGATCGTTGCCATCGTCGGCACCACGGTGGCGCCGTGGCAGTTGTTCTTCCAGCAGTCCAACATCGTCGACAAGCGCTTGACCCCCAAGTGGATTCGTTACGAGCGGGTCGATCTGTGGATCGGCATCGTCGTGGTGATGGTCGGCGCGGTCGCGATCATGGCCGCCGCGGCGTTCGGGCTGGGCGGCAGTGCCGCGGCCGGCAACTTCACCGACGCCGGTGACGTGGCAACCCAGCTGGGCCGGCATGTGTCGCACACGGCGGGTGCACTGTTCGCGATCCTGCTGCTGGACGCGTCGCTCATCGGGGCCAACGCCGTCGGCCTCGCCACCACGTACGCGCTGGGTGACACCATGGGTAAGCGGCACTCGTTGCACTGGAAGGTCAGTGAGGCGCCCGCCTTCTACCTGGGTTACGCCGCGTTGTTGGCGGTGGCCGCCGCGGTGTCGTTCAGCCCGGACCACGTGCTGGGGCTGCTCACCCAGGGCGTGCAGGCGCTGGCCGGGGTGCTGCTGCCGTCGGCGACGGTGTTCCTGGTGCTGCTGTGCAACGACAAGGCGGTGTTGGGGCCGTGGGTCAACACCATGCGGCAGAACATCATGGCGGGCGTGATCGTCTGGGCGTTGGTGCTGTTGTCACTGGCGCTGACGGCGGCGACGTTCTTCCCGAATCTGACTGCCGGACAGCTGGAATGGGGCTTTGGGGCCGGGGTTGCCGTCGGCGTGCTCGGTGGCGGCGCCATCGCGGGGGTGACGCTGCGGTCTCGGCGGCGGGAGCGGAAGCAGGACGCTGTCCAGGTGGCCGCCGAGTTGGGTGGCCTGGATCCCGAGCAGGTGGAGGATCTGGATGAAGAGCCAGACGACCGCAAGGTCCGCAAGGCACTGCGGAGCCAGGAGCGCGACAGCTTCCGCACGCCTGCGCTGGAGACGCTCGATCGGCCCGCCTGGTCACCGCTGCGGGTAGCCGGGATGGTCGCGCTACGCGGCTATCTGCTGGTGGCAGTGGTGCTGGTCGGGGTGAAGGTCGCCGAAGCCATCAGCGGTTGA
- a CDS encoding SDR family oxidoreductase, with the protein MKVTVMGASGLIGKLLVDLLTREGEDVVAASRRSGVDVLSGVGLAKALAGADALVDVTNSPSFEEDEVMDFFVRATTNLVAAARAAGVGHYVALSIVGVDGLPDSGYLRAKAAQERIISSSGLPYTIVRATQFHEFARAIVDSMVVEADTDEGDEHDVRVPDALIQPIAADEVAAYLAEVAIEPPRNHVINIGGPEKFPFSRLAREVLALRHDDQRVVIDPHAKYFGTTLKKESLVTGAGAMIASIPF; encoded by the coding sequence GTGAAGGTGACAGTCATGGGGGCCAGTGGCCTCATCGGGAAACTGCTGGTCGACCTCTTGACCCGGGAGGGCGAGGACGTGGTCGCCGCGTCCCGGCGCTCCGGTGTCGATGTGCTCAGCGGCGTGGGCCTCGCCAAAGCCCTGGCGGGCGCAGACGCCCTTGTTGACGTCACCAACTCGCCGTCCTTCGAAGAGGACGAGGTGATGGATTTCTTCGTCAGGGCGACCACCAATCTGGTGGCCGCGGCCCGGGCGGCCGGGGTGGGCCATTACGTCGCACTGTCGATCGTGGGCGTCGACGGACTGCCCGACAGCGGCTACCTGCGGGCCAAGGCCGCGCAAGAGCGGATCATCTCGTCGTCGGGGTTGCCCTACACGATCGTGCGTGCCACGCAGTTCCACGAGTTCGCAAGGGCCATAGTCGATTCGATGGTGGTCGAGGCCGACACCGATGAAGGTGACGAGCACGATGTGCGGGTGCCGGATGCCTTGATCCAGCCGATCGCGGCCGACGAAGTGGCGGCGTACCTGGCCGAGGTCGCGATTGAGCCACCGCGCAACCACGTCATCAACATCGGCGGGCCCGAGAAGTTCCCGTTCTCGAGGCTGGCTCGGGAGGTGCTGGCGCTCCGCCACGACGATCAGCGGGTGGTGATCGACCCGCACGCGAAGTACTTCGGCACGACGCTGAAGAAGGAGAGTCTGGTCACCGGGGCCGGGGCGATGATCGCGTCGATTCCCTTCTGA
- a CDS encoding IclR family transcriptional regulator: MSPADGALSGRQPKAVQSALQVLEAVALAGTGVTAKDIAEHLSMPSATTYRLLNLLVADGYIVRLPDLSGFALGPRMGLLIDAAVSPTVCTKARETLAELRLSVRFGVHLFYFTNTSVRLADADSEYPPPADESVLNRHLHASAVGKLLLAEKRDADTLLALTPAALTDRTITSKSALAEQLAEIRECGYAAQTGELRADSACVAVPVRSATATLVAAVAMSGRAEQEQLLRKQVPALQDCATQLAPLLA; the protein is encoded by the coding sequence GTGAGCCCCGCCGACGGCGCGCTGTCCGGCCGCCAGCCCAAAGCCGTCCAGAGCGCCCTCCAGGTGCTCGAGGCCGTGGCGCTGGCCGGCACGGGTGTCACCGCGAAAGACATCGCCGAGCACCTGTCCATGCCGTCGGCCACCACCTACCGGCTGCTGAATCTCCTTGTCGCCGACGGCTACATCGTGCGGCTGCCGGACCTGTCGGGGTTCGCGCTGGGCCCGCGGATGGGCCTGCTGATCGACGCCGCGGTCTCCCCCACCGTTTGCACCAAGGCCCGCGAGACGCTGGCCGAACTGCGGCTGTCGGTGCGGTTCGGGGTGCACCTGTTCTACTTCACCAACACCTCGGTGCGACTTGCCGACGCCGACAGCGAATATCCGCCGCCCGCAGACGAATCGGTGCTCAACCGCCACCTGCACGCCAGTGCCGTCGGAAAGCTGCTGCTCGCCGAGAAGCGTGATGCCGACACGCTGCTGGCCCTGACCCCGGCGGCGCTCACCGACCGCACCATCACCTCGAAATCCGCTCTGGCCGAACAGCTCGCCGAGATCCGGGAGTGTGGATACGCCGCGCAGACCGGGGAACTGCGGGCCGATTCGGCGTGCGTCGCGGTGCCGGTCCGGTCCGCCACCGCGACCCTGGTGGCCGCGGTGGCGATGTCCGGACGGGCCGAACAGGAACAGCTTCTGCGGAAGCAGGTTCCGGCGTTGCAGGACTGCGCGACCCAGTTGGCGCCGCTGCTGGCGTGA
- a CDS encoding APC family permease yields MGHTRTIRSRSPVAGLQRAQLTFTQVLGQSVSAVAPSAVMVTLPALVLPAAGHATIAVFVLTALMMTAVGYCITQFSTRMVAVSGLYSYTVKGLGPVPGIAAGWSLVIGYAAAAMASALGAASYLATLLGRVGVPAGKPVIAGLSVLVGGAALILMTRGIRLSARISLAVELFAIVVAGVVLMIAFGGAVTGSAASSKTVADAPHSALGFALLLAITSYVGFESASTVAREAQRPFVTVTRAIRWTPLALGALYTFAAVLQTTGTIQTRTGSTPIVLSLPDSADTLAGALSVAMEVGITASWIACVIGSTTALSRTLFAMGREGLLPDALGHAHPRYRTPHVALSVAMPVIVAVPVAYLFAADSSRDVLIGLLAVSAHGYIVAYLLVCLATPAFLRRIGELTTVPLIVGLATAVTMIAIIIWAALSVASPVWIATAVYSALLALGLAAFLVRRRRVPDLAERVGVFDETVAGDVFADYNPWEVRR; encoded by the coding sequence ATGGGCCACACCCGAACCATCCGGAGCCGCTCGCCGGTCGCCGGGCTTCAGCGCGCGCAGCTGACGTTCACCCAGGTTCTCGGGCAGTCGGTCTCGGCGGTCGCGCCGTCCGCGGTGATGGTCACGCTGCCGGCACTGGTCCTGCCGGCGGCCGGTCACGCCACCATCGCGGTGTTCGTCCTGACCGCCTTGATGATGACCGCGGTCGGGTACTGCATCACCCAGTTCTCCACCCGCATGGTCGCGGTGAGCGGGCTGTACAGCTACACCGTCAAGGGCCTCGGCCCGGTTCCGGGGATCGCGGCGGGCTGGTCGCTGGTCATCGGCTACGCCGCCGCCGCGATGGCGAGCGCGCTCGGCGCGGCCAGTTACCTCGCGACGCTGTTGGGCCGCGTCGGCGTGCCGGCAGGTAAACCCGTCATCGCCGGCCTGTCCGTACTCGTCGGCGGTGCCGCGCTGATCCTCATGACGCGCGGCATCAGGCTGTCGGCGCGCATCTCGCTGGCCGTCGAACTGTTCGCGATCGTGGTGGCCGGGGTGGTGCTGATGATCGCCTTCGGCGGAGCCGTGACCGGCAGCGCCGCATCATCGAAAACCGTCGCCGATGCGCCACATTCCGCGCTGGGCTTCGCTCTGCTGCTCGCCATCACCTCGTACGTGGGCTTCGAGAGCGCCAGCACTGTGGCCCGCGAGGCGCAACGCCCGTTCGTCACCGTCACCCGGGCCATCCGCTGGACGCCACTGGCGCTGGGAGCGCTGTACACCTTCGCCGCCGTCCTGCAGACCACGGGCACGATCCAGACCCGAACCGGGTCGACGCCGATCGTGCTCTCACTCCCCGACTCGGCCGACACCTTGGCCGGCGCACTGTCCGTGGCAATGGAAGTCGGCATCACCGCGTCCTGGATCGCGTGCGTGATCGGTTCCACCACCGCGTTGTCCCGGACCCTGTTCGCGATGGGCCGCGAGGGGCTACTGCCGGATGCACTGGGCCATGCCCATCCGCGCTATCGCACACCGCACGTCGCACTCAGCGTCGCGATGCCGGTGATCGTCGCGGTGCCGGTCGCCTACCTGTTCGCCGCGGACTCCAGCCGCGACGTCCTCATCGGGCTGCTGGCGGTGTCTGCCCACGGCTACATCGTGGCGTATCTGCTGGTGTGCCTGGCCACTCCGGCATTTCTGCGCCGGATCGGCGAGCTCACCACGGTGCCGCTGATCGTCGGGCTGGCCACGGCCGTCACCATGATCGCCATCATCATCTGGGCTGCACTGTCGGTGGCGTCGCCGGTATGGATCGCCACCGCGGTCTACTCCGCGCTGCTGGCACTGGGGTTGGCGGCATTCCTGGTTCGCCGCCGCCGGGTGCCCGACCTCGCCGAACGGGTCGGGGTGTTCGACGAGACCGTCGCCGGTGACGTTTTCGCCGACTACAACCCGTGGGAGGTGCGCCGGTGA
- a CDS encoding aldehyde dehydrogenase family protein, with amino-acid sequence MISMTATLSADLDPRTTEFIARPQQMYVDGQWVESATGRRFDTVDPATEQVITTVPHSDAEDVERAVRAARRAFENGPWPAMTPAERQRMIWRIAEGITARADQFAELESIDNGKSVAVAKAVDVTWAAEIFYYYAGWATKIEGRTVPVSVPWAPGSKFHAFTLREPVGVCAQITPWNFPLVMAAFKVAPALACGNTVILKPAEQTPLTAVLLAEVIAEAGVPAGVFNLLTGFGDVGAALSAHDGVDKVAFTGSTEVGKKIVNAASGNLKKVSLELGGKSPQVVFADADLEAAIPGVASGFLFNHGQTCTAGTRLLVEDAIFDEFTQGVAEHAAGLRIGPGLDPTNDIGPLVSREQLAKVTGYLDDGIAQGARALAGGGRHGDSGFYVQPTLLVDVNRDFTVYQEEIFGPVAVAVPFNRDRGVREAANDTPYGLAASVWTRDVSTAHRVAQQIKAGTVWVNCHNAFDTALPFGGYKQSGWGRELGEGAIAEYTQTKAINIAL; translated from the coding sequence ATGATTTCCATGACAGCCACGCTCAGCGCCGATCTGGACCCGCGGACCACCGAATTCATCGCCCGCCCGCAGCAGATGTACGTCGACGGACAGTGGGTCGAGTCGGCGACGGGCCGGCGGTTCGACACCGTCGACCCCGCCACCGAGCAGGTCATCACGACGGTCCCGCACAGCGACGCCGAAGACGTCGAGCGTGCGGTACGGGCGGCCCGCCGCGCTTTCGAGAACGGCCCGTGGCCGGCCATGACGCCCGCCGAGCGGCAGCGCATGATCTGGCGCATCGCCGAGGGCATCACGGCCCGGGCCGATCAGTTCGCCGAGCTGGAGAGCATCGACAACGGCAAGTCGGTCGCGGTCGCCAAGGCCGTCGACGTCACCTGGGCCGCGGAGATCTTCTACTACTACGCGGGCTGGGCCACCAAGATCGAGGGCCGCACCGTCCCGGTGTCGGTGCCGTGGGCTCCGGGCAGCAAGTTTCACGCCTTCACGCTGCGTGAGCCCGTCGGCGTCTGCGCCCAGATCACCCCGTGGAACTTCCCGCTGGTCATGGCCGCGTTCAAAGTCGCACCGGCCCTGGCCTGCGGGAACACCGTCATCCTCAAGCCCGCCGAGCAGACCCCGCTGACAGCGGTGCTGCTCGCCGAGGTGATCGCCGAGGCCGGCGTCCCGGCCGGGGTGTTCAACCTGTTGACCGGTTTCGGTGACGTCGGCGCCGCGCTGTCGGCGCACGACGGCGTCGACAAGGTCGCCTTCACCGGGTCCACCGAGGTGGGCAAGAAGATCGTCAACGCCGCGTCGGGCAACCTCAAGAAGGTGTCGCTGGAACTGGGCGGCAAGAGCCCGCAGGTAGTGTTCGCCGACGCCGATCTCGAGGCCGCGATTCCCGGTGTGGCCAGCGGTTTCCTCTTCAACCACGGCCAGACCTGCACGGCGGGCACCCGGCTGCTGGTCGAGGACGCCATCTTCGACGAGTTCACGCAGGGCGTCGCTGAGCATGCCGCCGGTCTGCGCATCGGCCCCGGGCTGGATCCCACCAACGACATCGGCCCGCTGGTCTCGCGTGAGCAGCTCGCCAAGGTCACCGGTTACCTCGACGACGGCATCGCGCAGGGCGCGCGGGCCTTGGCCGGGGGTGGCCGGCACGGCGACAGCGGCTTCTACGTGCAGCCCACGCTGCTGGTCGACGTGAACCGTGACTTCACCGTGTACCAGGAGGAGATCTTCGGGCCGGTCGCCGTGGCCGTGCCGTTCAACCGCGACCGCGGCGTGCGTGAAGCCGCCAATGACACCCCGTACGGGCTGGCCGCCAGCGTGTGGACGCGCGACGTCTCGACGGCGCACCGGGTGGCACAGCAGATCAAGGCCGGCACGGTGTGGGTCAACTGCCACAACGCGTTCGATACCGCCCTGCCGTTCGGCGGATACAAACAATCGGGTTGGGGCCGTGAACTCGGTGAGGGTGCCATTGCCGAATACACCCAGACGAAAGCCATCAACATCGCGCTGTGA
- a CDS encoding APC family permease produces MTTDAVLDAGRRTGAQPNRLTGRLGPVAIVFMVVAAAAPLTVVAGTFPIGIAAGNGAAYPGSYVVCTAVLLLFAVGFTAMARHITGAGAFYTYIAHGFGRHAGLGAAFLALLSYTAVQVGVYGYIGASINELVTAHGGPAVPWYLYALLMMAVTGFLGYRHIELSGKVLGVLLVCEVGIVLVINAAVIGHGGAQGLSTAVLHSGNFFSGAPGIALIFALAGYIGFEATAVFRDEARDPVRTIPRATYAALLLIGGFYALSSWALVSAWGDAGAVDEATKNPATMLTETATRYVGAVAGDLVQIFLITSLFAALLSFHNVLARYIFSLGNSRALPERCGRSHPRHDSPHIASFAQTLSALVLVAAAVLAGLDPVTQVFTWFVGAASVGIVVLMTLTSAAVVVYFRRTRLDTRPWHTVIAPSLGFAGLAVLSVLTAINLPLLVGGSGTLAAIIGVLLVGAFAGGIAVAVMRPHAGTQHNENPDIAKEIAR; encoded by the coding sequence ATGACAACTGACGCAGTTCTCGATGCCGGTCGACGCACCGGCGCTCAGCCCAACCGATTGACGGGTCGGCTCGGCCCGGTGGCCATCGTGTTCATGGTCGTCGCCGCCGCCGCTCCGCTGACCGTCGTCGCCGGCACCTTCCCGATCGGCATCGCCGCCGGCAACGGGGCGGCCTATCCGGGGTCGTACGTCGTCTGCACCGCGGTGCTGCTGCTGTTCGCGGTCGGCTTCACCGCCATGGCCCGGCACATCACGGGAGCCGGCGCGTTCTACACCTACATCGCGCACGGCTTCGGCCGGCATGCCGGTCTCGGCGCCGCGTTCCTGGCGCTGCTGTCCTACACCGCCGTCCAGGTCGGGGTGTACGGCTACATCGGCGCGTCCATCAACGAGCTCGTCACCGCGCACGGCGGACCCGCCGTGCCGTGGTACCTCTACGCGCTGCTGATGATGGCGGTCACCGGGTTCCTGGGTTACCGGCACATCGAGCTGTCGGGCAAGGTGCTCGGGGTCCTGCTGGTCTGCGAGGTCGGCATCGTGCTGGTGATCAACGCCGCCGTCATCGGACATGGCGGCGCACAAGGGCTTTCGACGGCCGTGCTGCACTCGGGCAACTTCTTCTCCGGGGCGCCGGGCATCGCCCTGATCTTCGCGCTGGCCGGCTACATCGGTTTCGAGGCGACGGCGGTGTTCCGCGACGAGGCCCGCGACCCGGTGCGGACCATCCCGCGGGCGACGTACGCCGCGCTGTTGCTGATCGGTGGCTTCTACGCGCTCAGCAGCTGGGCGTTGGTCAGCGCGTGGGGTGACGCCGGTGCGGTCGACGAGGCGACGAAGAACCCCGCGACCATGCTGACCGAGACCGCCACCCGCTACGTCGGTGCGGTGGCCGGTGACCTCGTCCAGATCTTCTTGATCACAAGCCTTTTCGCGGCACTGCTGTCCTTCCACAACGTACTGGCCCGCTACATCTTCTCGCTGGGCAACAGCCGGGCGCTACCCGAGCGCTGCGGCCGCTCGCACCCGCGGCACGACTCCCCGCACATCGCCTCGTTCGCGCAGACCCTCTCGGCGCTGGTGCTGGTCGCGGCCGCGGTCCTGGCCGGGCTGGACCCGGTGACGCAGGTGTTCACCTGGTTCGTCGGCGCCGCCTCGGTGGGCATCGTGGTGCTGATGACGCTGACGTCCGCGGCCGTCGTCGTCTACTTCCGCCGCACCCGCCTCGACACCCGGCCGTGGCACACCGTCATCGCGCCGAGCCTCGGATTCGCCGGTCTGGCAGTCCTTTCGGTGCTGACGGCGATCAACCTGCCGCTGCTGGTCGGCGGCTCCGGAACCTTGGCCGCGATCATCGGCGTCCTGCTGGTCGGTGCCTTCGCCGGCGGCATCGCGGTCGCGGTGATGCGACCGCACGCCGGAACTCAACACAACGAAAACCCTGATATCGCAAAGGAGATCGCACGATGA
- a CDS encoding primary-amine oxidase, protein MTATIEPQVTTVPDHPLTPLSADEIRAARRIVDAHGLLGDSVRFVFVALEEPHKSEVLAFRPGDAMDRRARVLLLDRATGQGSDLVVSVTEGRVVSEVAIDSTRDGHVPILDQEFEDIEAFLLDCPEWIEAMTKRKLNPADVRAVPLSAGVFGHEDEVGRRIVRVLAFYQYDAADLPWAHPIDGVVAYVDLTGRKVVKVIDEIELPLPTERGEWDAAPHAVPARTDLKPIEITQPEGASFTVDGNQITWADWSFRFGFDVREGLTLHQLSIDGRPVVYRASIAEMVVPYADPSPVRYWQNYFDQGEYLFGRYTNALELGCDCLGEIKYFDVTIADENGEPKLMKNAICLHEEDFGVLWKHTDMFNGMAEVRRSRRLVISFFLTIGNYDYGFYWYLYLDGTIELEAKATGIVFASAYRGPEGFSTEMAPGLGAPFHQHMFSARLDMAVDGLTNTVEEVDAVGVPMGPENPWGNAFRPQKTKLTHELEAMRTADNLKARVWHITNPTKQNRLGQNVGYALHPEGQPTLLADPSSSIAKRAAFATKHLWVTKYDPAERYPAGQFVNQHPGDAGLPSYVAQDRNIEGEDIVVWHTFGLTHFPRPEDWPVMPVDYAGFKLKPVSFFDRNPALNVPPSPKKSHCCNG, encoded by the coding sequence ATGACTGCCACTATTGAACCTCAGGTGACCACAGTTCCGGACCACCCGCTCACCCCGCTGAGCGCCGACGAAATCCGCGCGGCACGCCGCATCGTCGACGCGCACGGCCTGCTCGGCGACAGCGTCCGCTTCGTGTTCGTCGCACTGGAGGAGCCGCACAAGAGCGAGGTGCTGGCCTTCCGCCCCGGCGACGCCATGGACCGGCGCGCCCGGGTGCTGCTGCTCGACCGGGCCACCGGCCAGGGCTCCGATCTGGTGGTGTCGGTGACCGAGGGCCGCGTCGTCAGCGAGGTAGCGATCGACAGCACCCGCGACGGCCACGTGCCGATCCTGGATCAGGAGTTCGAGGACATCGAGGCGTTCCTGCTCGACTGCCCCGAATGGATCGAGGCCATGACCAAACGCAAGCTGAATCCGGCTGACGTGCGGGCGGTTCCGCTGTCGGCCGGCGTCTTCGGCCACGAGGACGAGGTCGGCCGGCGCATCGTCCGGGTGCTGGCGTTCTACCAGTACGACGCGGCCGACCTGCCCTGGGCGCACCCGATCGACGGCGTCGTCGCCTACGTCGACCTGACGGGCCGCAAGGTGGTCAAGGTGATCGACGAGATCGAGCTGCCGCTGCCCACCGAACGCGGCGAGTGGGATGCCGCGCCACACGCCGTCCCGGCCCGCACCGACCTCAAGCCCATCGAGATCACCCAGCCCGAGGGCGCGAGCTTCACGGTCGACGGCAACCAGATCACCTGGGCCGATTGGTCTTTCCGCTTCGGCTTCGACGTCCGCGAGGGCCTGACCCTGCATCAGCTGTCGATCGACGGGCGGCCGGTGGTGTACCGCGCGTCCATCGCCGAGATGGTGGTGCCCTATGCCGATCCGTCGCCGGTGCGCTACTGGCAGAACTACTTCGATCAGGGGGAGTACCTGTTCGGCCGGTACACCAACGCCCTCGAACTGGGTTGTGACTGCCTCGGCGAGATCAAGTACTTCGACGTCACCATCGCCGACGAGAACGGCGAGCCCAAGCTGATGAAGAACGCAATCTGCCTGCACGAGGAGGACTTCGGCGTGCTGTGGAAGCACACCGACATGTTCAACGGCATGGCCGAGGTCCGTCGTTCGCGCCGTCTGGTGATCTCGTTCTTCCTGACCATCGGCAACTACGACTACGGCTTCTACTGGTACCTCTACCTCGACGGCACCATCGAGCTGGAGGCCAAGGCCACCGGCATCGTGTTCGCCTCGGCCTACCGTGGGCCGGAAGGTTTTTCCACCGAGATGGCACCGGGCCTGGGCGCGCCGTTCCACCAGCACATGTTCTCCGCGCGGCTGGACATGGCGGTCGACGGGCTGACCAACACCGTCGAGGAAGTCGACGCCGTCGGTGTTCCGATGGGCCCGGAAAACCCGTGGGGCAACGCGTTCCGCCCGCAGAAGACCAAGCTGACCCACGAGCTCGAGGCCATGCGCACCGCCGACAACCTCAAAGCCCGGGTCTGGCACATCACCAACCCCACCAAGCAGAACCGGCTGGGGCAGAACGTCGGCTACGCGTTGCACCCGGAAGGTCAGCCCACGCTGCTGGCCGACCCGTCGAGCTCCATCGCCAAGCGCGCCGCCTTCGCGACCAAGCACCTGTGGGTGACGAAATACGATCCGGCCGAACGGTATCCGGCCGGGCAGTTCGTCAACCAGCACCCGGGTGACGCCGGACTGCCGTCGTACGTCGCGCAGGACCGCAACATCGAGGGCGAGGACATCGTGGTGTGGCACACCTTCGGGCTGACGCACTTCCCGCGGCCCGAGGACTGGCCCGTGATGCCGGTGGACTACGCCGGATTCAAGCTCAAGCCCGTGAGCTTCTTCGATCGCAACCCGGCGCTGAATGTGCCACCGTCGCCGAAGAAGTCGCACTGCTGCAACGGCTGA
- a CDS encoding FAD-dependent oxidoreductase: MTDTDVLIVGAGPTGLALAAALQARGVDALVVDRLSAGANTSRAAVVNARTLEVLEELGVSQRLVELGIQAPRFTIRDRHETLIPVDFSTLPTQYPYSLMLPQCTTEQVLLDRLAELGGKVIRPKTLTGVAQDAHGVTAAFDDGETIHARYLVGADGMHSVVREQAGIGFSGGQYGQSFALADVRLVGDVADDEVVLFWAAAGLTVVAPLPGGTYRIVAPVDAAPEEPSTAFVQELLDTRAFGPGRVTVTDVEWGSRFRVHHRVADGYRAGRVLLAGDAAHVHSPAGGQGMNLGIQDALALSQALATALTTGRDGVLDEYSATRRPLAQQVVALTDRLTRLATLPAPVRPLRNLLIGLAGRLPAVQHQLAWRLSGLSNR; encoded by the coding sequence ATGACTGACACCGATGTCCTGATCGTCGGAGCCGGCCCCACCGGACTCGCCCTCGCCGCCGCACTGCAGGCCCGCGGGGTCGACGCCCTCGTGGTCGACCGGCTGTCGGCGGGGGCCAACACCTCACGTGCGGCGGTGGTCAATGCCCGCACGCTCGAGGTTCTCGAAGAACTGGGCGTGTCGCAGCGCCTGGTCGAGCTGGGCATTCAGGCCCCGCGGTTCACCATCCGCGACCGCCACGAGACGCTGATCCCGGTCGACTTCAGCACGCTGCCGACGCAGTACCCCTACAGCCTGATGCTGCCGCAATGCACCACCGAGCAGGTGCTGCTGGACCGCCTGGCCGAACTCGGCGGCAAGGTCATCCGGCCGAAGACCTTGACCGGCGTCGCCCAGGACGCGCACGGCGTCACGGCCGCCTTCGACGACGGCGAGACGATCCACGCGCGGTACCTCGTCGGAGCCGACGGCATGCACAGCGTCGTGCGGGAGCAGGCCGGCATCGGGTTCAGCGGCGGCCAGTACGGACAGTCGTTCGCGTTGGCCGACGTCCGCCTCGTCGGCGACGTCGCCGACGACGAGGTGGTCCTCTTCTGGGCGGCCGCCGGCCTGACGGTCGTCGCGCCGCTGCCCGGTGGCACGTACCGGATCGTCGCGCCCGTCGACGCGGCGCCCGAGGAGCCGTCCACCGCTTTCGTCCAAGAACTGCTCGACACCCGCGCCTTCGGCCCGGGCCGGGTGACGGTGACCGATGTCGAATGGGGCTCCCGGTTCCGGGTTCACCATCGGGTCGCCGACGGCTACCGCGCCGGCCGGGTGCTGCTCGCCGGCGACGCCGCCCATGTCCACAGCCCCGCCGGCGGACAGGGCATGAACCTGGGCATCCAAGACGCCCTCGCGTTGAGTCAGGCGCTGGCAACGGCTTTGACGACGGGACGCGACGGCGTGCTCGACGAATACAGCGCGACCCGACGTCCCCTGGCACAGCAAGTGGTGGCCCTGACGGACCGGCTGACGCGGCTGGCCACCTTGCCCGCGCCGGTCCGCCCGCTCCGGAACCTGTTGATCGGCCTGGCCGGCCGACTCCCTGCCGTGCAGCACCAGCTCGCGTGGCGGTTGTCCGGGCTGTCCAACCGCTGA